A window of the Podospora bellae-mahoneyi strain CBS 112042 chromosome 6, whole genome shotgun sequence genome harbors these coding sequences:
- a CDS encoding hypothetical protein (EggNog:ENOG503NVJ2; COG:S): MTFEPKRCNTRQERPASYQPVLGPGSKRQAVQDPKTLESAMMGLQPPPDKTEDYYDLGDFYMTITTRSHDTQIWFSRGLVWCYGFNHEEAVKCFERAALTDPDCAMAYWGLAYALGPNYNKPWAAFDDEEGSRNLRRAREAVVAALAKAAAAAPVERALVEALQHRYPQDQGEAKQGYVWNHTFAQAMEVAYNAHPNHPDVAAVYVDALLNLTPWDLWDLRTGAPTKGARTLDAKAVLDDALSKHPNHPGMLHLYIHLMEMSAHPELALNAADRLLGIIPDSGHLNHMPSHIYMLCGDYRSAITSNSAAVRADQKFVQRDGAINFYSLYRCHDLHFRLYAAMFAGQSAVALETAQLLEEAIPEELLRVQSPPMADWLEGFLAMRVHALVRFGRWEAIQRLPLPKDKSLYCSTTAMILYAKGVAFANTRRFQEAEEARAQFRSAVKTVPPSRTVFNNPCQGILAIASAMLDGELEYRRGNIELGFEHLRRSIELDDALPYDEPWGWMQPTRHAYGALLLEQRRVEEALAVYAADLGFDGTLPRALQHRNNVWALHGYHECLTTLKREAEAKIVWPQLQIALAVADVPVMASCFCRKNSRGTNKL; encoded by the exons ATGACGTTTGAGCCCAAG CGTTGCAACACTCGCCAAGAGCGGCCAGCATCTTATCAACCAGTCTTGGGCCCAGGCTCAAAACGGCAGGCAGTCCAGGATCCGAAGACGCTTGAATCCGCCATGATGGggctccaacctcccccagatAAGACGGAAGACTACTACGACCTTGGCGACTTTTACatgaccatcaccaccagaagCCACGATACACAGATATGGTTCAGCCGTGGGCTCGTGTGGTGCTACGGGTTCAACCATGAAGAGGCCGTCAAGTGCTTTGAGCGGGCGGCTCTGACAGACCCCGACTGCGCCATGGCATACTGGGGTCTTGCTTATGCCCTGGGCCCCAACTACAACAAGCCGTGGGCTGCCtttgatgacgaggaaggaaGCCGAAACCTGCGGCGGGCCCGAGAAGCTGTGGTTGCGGCATTGGcaaaggcggcggcagcggcgccgGTGGAGCGAGCACTTGTTGAGGCTCTCCAGCATCGGTACCCACAGGATCAAGGAGAGGCCAAGCAGGGATACGTCTGGAACCACACGTTTGCACAAGCCATGGAAGTGGCATACAACGCTCACCCAAACCATCCCGACGTGGCCGCCGTCTATGTCGACGCCTTGTTGAACCTGACACCATGGGACCTCTGGGACTTGCGAACAGGAGCACCGACCAAGGGGGCGAGGACACTGGATGCGAAAGCGGTCTTGGATGACGCCCTCTCCAAgcaccccaaccaccctgGAATGCTTCACCTCTACATTCACCTCATGGAGATGTCGGCCCATCCCGAACTTGCCCTGAACGCGGCCGACAGACTGTTGGGCATCATCCCCGATTCGGGCCATCTCAACCACATGCCATCTCACATTTACATGCTCTGCGGAGATTACCGTTCCGCCATAACTTCCAACTCGGCGGCTGTGCGGGCGGACCAAAAGTTTGTGCAAAGAGACGGCGCCATCAACTTTTACAGTCTGTACCGCTGCCACGACTTGCATTTTCGGCTTTATGCTGCCATGTTTGCGGGGCAGTCCGCAGTGGCTCTAGAAACAGCCCAGTTGCTCGAGGAGGCGATACCGGAAGAGCTTCTGAGAGTGCAATCGCCGCCAATGGCCGACTGGCTGGAGGGATTTCTTGCCATGAGGGTACATGCGCTCGTTAGGTTTGGTAGATGGGAGGCCATACAGCGTCTCCCTTTGCCAAAAGACAAGTCGTTATACTGTTCCACGACGGCCATGATTCTCTACGCAAAGGGTGTGGCTTTCGCCAATACCAGGAGATTCcaagaggccgaggaagcGCGAGCTCAGTTCCGGAGTGCAGTCAAGACCGTGCCCCCCTCAAGGAcagtcttcaacaacccgTGCCAAGGTATCCTAGCTATCGCCTCTGCCAtgttggatggggagttggagTATCGTCGGGGAAATATCGAGCTGGGGTTTGAGCATCTGCGCAGGTCTATTGAGCTGGATGATGCTCTGCCGTATGATGAACCCTGGGGCTGGATGCAGCCGACCAGGCATGCTTATGGGGCTCTGCTGTTGGAGCAGCGAAGAGTAGAAGAGGCCCTTGCGGTGTATGCAGCGGATTTGGGATTCGATGGTACCCTTCCCCGAGCTTTGCAGCACCGAAATAATGTGTGGGCATTGCATGGCTATCACGAATGCCTCACCACGCTCAAGAGGGAAgccgaggccaagattgTGTGGCCCCAGTTGCAGATTGCTTTAGCGGTGGCAGATGTTCCCGTCATGGCTTCCTGCTTTTGCCGGAAGAATTCACGTGGCACAAACAAGCTGTAG
- a CDS encoding hypothetical protein (EggNog:ENOG503P6AW; COG:S) has translation MRQVRPYREPRLVTDDQQLVGNRRWFPCRCEDETKRGIKYKAIPWASRPHHCSSSSSPPLKAAAMKLSLLAFLPAVMALPAAESSGIASRQTAVATTDNYIFTLTLPQFNLRRNNRNPASLDWSSDGCSNSPDNPFGFPFTPACHRHDFGYRNYKKQSRFTDANRKRIDDKFKVDLLYQCSSNGHGAVCRALADVYYAAVRAFGGSGASKREEEEDWVKIYEEKLAIYNELVKEAQATGELWTLE, from the exons ATGAGGCAGGTTCGTCCATATCGAGAACCCCGTCTTGTGACTGACGACCAGCAGTTGGTCGGGAACCGCCGGTGGTTTCCTTGTCGTTGTGAGGATGAGACCAAGAGAGGGATCAAGTATAAAGCCATACCATGGGCGTCCAGACCTCATCAttgctcctcatcctcttcaccccctctcaaagccgccgccatgaaactctccctcctcgcctttCTTCCCGCCGTCATGGCCTTGCCCGCGGCCGAATCGTCGGGCATCGCGTCCAGACAGACAGCGGTTGCCACGACGGACAACTACATCTTCACTCTGACCCTCCCTCAGTTCAACCTCAGGCGCAACAACCGCAACCCAGCGTCTCTGGACTGGAGCTCGGATGGCTGCTCAAACTCCCCCGACAACCCGTTTGGCTTCCCATTCACTCCCGCCTGCCACCGCCACGACTTTGGTTACAGAAACTACAAGAAGCAAAGCCGGTTCACGGATGCCAACCGCAAGAGGATCGACGACAAGTTCAAGGTTGA TCTTCTTTACCAGTGCAGCTCCAACGGCCACGGTGCCGTCTGCCGTGCTCTGGCGGATGTCTACTATGCTGCCGTTAGAGCGTTTGGTGGGAGCGGAGCCAgcaagagagaggaggaagaggattggGTCAAGATTTACGAGGAGAAGCTCGCCATTTACAACGAGCTCGTCAAGGAGGCCCAGGCCACGGGTGAGCTGTGGACATTGGAGTAG
- a CDS encoding hypothetical protein (CAZy:AA1; EggNog:ENOG503NW8V; COG:Q): MLSILTSALLAVSASPVVLGRATPEQKHKLVARKDWESPTYSWLYQFPLPIPPVKTPKLTVTNPVTGNPIHYYEVYINRFTQQVYPNKGPATLVGYDGISPGPTFIVERGHETVVRFVNNASIENSVHLHGSYSRAPWDGWAEDVTMPGEFKDYYYPNQQAARFLWYHDHAFMHTAENAYFGQAGAYIIHDPAEDALNLPSGYGVHDIPLVLSSKQYNNNGSLFTTNGETDSLFGDVIHVNGQPWPYFNVEPRKYRLRFLDAAVSRTFKLYFQRQTGSSAKIPFQVIATDAGLMTSPATTNDLYISIGERYEVVFDFSPFAGQNITLRNTDDVGQDDDYLHTNKVMRFIVGNTPVTDTSSVPSTLATVDWPTPDGTGVDRHFKFDRSNGEWQINGVVFADVNNRVLANVPRGKVEIWELENGGGGWSHPIHIHLVDFKVLWRSNDDGRPVYNYEAQGLKDVVWLAPNEIVRVEAHYAPWDGVYMFHCHNLIHEDHDMMAAFNVTALTDLGYNETAFRDPMDARWRAEPVTAAKFTTAAITEKIQFMAGLQPYNNVEEVLEVLDEYWATHSKRDAQDPAPKSRRMRIEGRKVKEVR, translated from the exons ATGTTGTCCATCCTCACTTCCGCTCTTCTCGCCGTCTCGGCCTCGCCTGTTGTCTTGGGTCGGGCTACGCCTGAGCAAAAGCACAAGCTGGTCGCCAGAAAGGATTGGGAGAGTCCTACCTATTCGTGGCTTTACCAATTTCCTTTGCCTATTCCTCCGGTCAAGACGCCCAAACT GACCGTTACCAACCCGGTGACTGGCAACCCCATTCACTATTACGAGGTCTACATCAACCGGTTCACCCAACAAGTGTATCCAAACAAGGGTCCCGCAACTCTTGTTGGCTATGACGGCATCTCTCCCGGCCCGACCTTTATCGTGGAGAGAGGTCATGAGACTGTTGTGCGCTTCGTCAACAATGCCAGCATCGAAAACTCGGTCCATCTCCACGGGTCTTACTCT CGCGCTCCTTGGGATGGTTGGGCAGAGGATGTGACCATGCCAGGCGAGTTTAAGGACTACTACTATCCCAACCAACAAGCGGCCCGTTTCCTTTGGTACCACGATCACGCATTCATGCACACTGCTGAGAATGCATATTTTG GCCAAGCTGGGGCCTACATCATTCATGATCCTGCCGAGGACGCCCTGAACCTTCCCTCAGGTTATGGTGTTCATGATATTCCTCTGGTGCTCTCTTCCAAGCAGTacaacaacaatggcagTCTGTTCACCACCAATGGTGAGACGGACTCGCTCTTTGGCGATGTTATCCACGTCAACGGCCAGCCCTGGCCTTACTTCAACGTCGAGCCTCGCAAGTACCGCCTCCGCTTCCTCGACGCTGCCGTCTCCCGCACCTTCAAGCTCTACTTCCAACGTCAAACCGGCAGTTCAGCCAAGATCCCTTTCCAAGTCATTGCCACAGATGCCGGCTTGATGACCTCACCAGCCACCACAAACGACCTTTACATCAGCATAGGAGAGCGGTACGAGGTTGTCTTTGACTTTTCGCCATTTGCTGGCCAAAACATCACCTTGCGCAACACGGACGACGTGGGCCAGGACGACGATTACCTCCACACCAACAAGGTCATGAGATTCATCGTTGGCAACACCCCAGTGACCGACACCAGCTCCGTTCCCAGCACTCTGGCTACTGTCGACTGGCCGACACCTGATGGAACCGGTGTGGACAGACACTTTAAATTTGACCGCTCCAATGGCGAGTGGCAGATTAACGGAGTCGTCTTTGCCGATGTCAATAACCGTGTGCTTGCCAATGTCCCCCGCGGCAAGGTTGAAATTTGGGAGCTCgagaacggcggcggcggatggAGCCACCCAATCCACATTCACCTGGTCGACTTCAAAGTCTTGTGGCGCTCGAATGACGATGGCAGACCGGTCTACAACTACGAGGCCCAGGGTTTGAAGGATGTTGTCTGGCTTGCGCCCAACGAAATTGTCAGAGTGGAGGCCCATTACGCCCCATGGGACGGAGTCTACATGTTCCACTGCCACAACCTGATTCACGAGGAT CACGACATGATGGCTGCCTTCAACGTCACTGCTCTGACTGACTTGGGATACAACGAGACCGCGTTCCGTGACCCCATGGACGCCAGATGGAGAGCCGAGCCGGTCACGGCTGCCAAGTTCACGACGGCTGCCATCACCGAAAAGATTCAGTTCATGGCCGGACTGCAGCCCTACAACAATGTCGAGGAAGTCTTGGAGGTGCTCGACGAGTACTGGGCCACGCACAGCAAGCGTGACGCCCAAGACCCTGCTCCCAAGTCCAGAAGAATGAGAATTGAGGGCAGGAAGGTGAAAGAGGTCCGGTAA